From one Streptomyces sp. CA-210063 genomic stretch:
- a CDS encoding PP2C family protein-serine/threonine phosphatase translates to MAGSRRKRPVEPFEAIEPPGNAPLVLGVLAVTALVEALGVLSGSEVWLLGLLVFLPGTASALCTVRQTAFVATWTTLVVTTTAVVRNADADRWLDRLLLVLLTLALGVASVYACHRRIRREHEMVRLRSTAAAMQRHILHPLPLLTDDVLVNGVYEPLQEDRLVGGDIYDVVASPWGTRVLIGDVQGKGLAAVGTAFAVIGTFREAAHREPTLTALVDALDAAVVRHNSYAEHTGDDERFVTALVLGIDALTEEAQAVNCGHILPHVLHEGSVTTATLDSGVPLGLAELALEPTTVGWFPFPDGATLLLSTDGLTETRAADGTFYPVDERLAEHLDLSPTELPRALYEDALAYAGSGGRHDDVAVLTVRRTPRP, encoded by the coding sequence ATGGCCGGTAGCCGCCGGAAGAGACCCGTCGAGCCCTTCGAGGCCATCGAGCCCCCGGGCAACGCCCCACTGGTCCTCGGCGTGCTGGCGGTGACGGCGCTGGTGGAGGCTCTCGGGGTGCTGTCCGGGTCCGAGGTGTGGCTCCTCGGGCTGCTGGTGTTCCTGCCGGGGACGGCGTCGGCGCTGTGCACGGTCCGGCAGACGGCGTTCGTCGCCACGTGGACCACGCTGGTCGTCACGACCACCGCGGTGGTGCGGAACGCCGACGCGGACCGGTGGCTCGACCGGCTCCTGCTGGTCCTGCTCACCCTCGCCCTGGGCGTGGCCTCGGTGTACGCCTGTCACCGGCGGATCAGGCGCGAGCACGAGATGGTGCGGCTGCGCTCCACGGCCGCGGCCATGCAGCGGCACATCCTGCACCCCCTCCCCCTGCTCACCGACGACGTGCTGGTCAACGGCGTCTACGAACCTCTCCAGGAGGACCGGCTCGTCGGCGGCGACATCTATGACGTCGTGGCCTCGCCCTGGGGGACCCGGGTGCTGATCGGAGACGTCCAGGGGAAGGGGCTGGCCGCCGTGGGCACCGCGTTCGCCGTCATCGGCACCTTCCGTGAGGCGGCCCACCGCGAGCCCACGCTCACCGCGCTCGTCGACGCCCTGGACGCCGCCGTGGTCCGCCACAACTCCTACGCCGAACACACCGGCGACGACGAACGTTTCGTCACCGCCCTCGTCCTCGGCATCGACGCGTTGACCGAGGAAGCGCAGGCCGTCAACTGCGGGCACATCCTGCCGCATGTGCTGCACGAGGGCTCGGTCACCACGGCCACGCTGGACTCCGGCGTCCCGCTCGGTCTCGCCGAACTCGCCCTCGAACCCACGACCGTGGGCTGGTTCCCGTTCCCGGACGGCGCGACGCTGCTGCTGAGCACCGACGGCCTCACCGAGACCCGCGCCGCCGACGGCACGTTCTACCCGGTCGACGAACGCCTGGCCGAACACCTCGACCTCTCCCCCACCGAGCTGCCCCGAGCCCTGTACGAGGACGCCCTCGCGTACGCGGGCAGCGGCGGCCGGCACGACGACGTCGCCGTCCTGACGGTCCGTCGCACCCCGCGCCCATGA
- a CDS encoding PucR family transcriptional regulator yields the protein MGSLFAELARQASTNARREVETYEREIPEFGFLDKDPRARAETLEHAMWLRRRTVELSPDNSELSGDDLGYIASMGELRAGAGMSLDARQRVLRVHTALMLREINEATEAQRGGGVDELMRMMTWFAPQGERGIGAYREGFVRVLRRRMPYAEQVALLARSLLNGDPIAAELAEAVDMELPDDCAVTVFRLPDPPAVDRFLQNEIETLVKSHQVPVMWGLENGDGSGELIALVPLMSGAAEAENVPPHTVPDLIPDLTPHHVPDLVRDFARALGRPCAVGTATAPLSGLADALDRARRISRAAPLSRADARLRPHTLADVFVELAVADVPFVDDWLSAVARRLDSGPDLLLTLDAYYRHDMHRGATATALNVHTRTLDYRLRRVRELTGIDPGSTRGVRTLSAVVTRRQSGAWS from the coding sequence ATGGGGAGCCTCTTCGCCGAACTGGCCCGGCAGGCGTCGACCAACGCCCGCCGCGAGGTCGAGACGTACGAGCGTGAGATCCCGGAGTTCGGGTTCCTGGACAAGGACCCCCGGGCCCGGGCCGAGACGCTGGAGCACGCGATGTGGCTCCGCCGTCGTACCGTCGAACTGTCGCCGGACAACAGCGAGTTGAGCGGCGACGACCTCGGCTACATCGCGTCGATGGGGGAGCTGCGGGCCGGGGCCGGAATGTCGCTCGACGCGCGGCAGCGGGTGCTGCGGGTGCACACCGCGCTCATGCTGCGCGAGATCAACGAGGCGACCGAGGCCCAGCGCGGCGGCGGCGTCGACGAACTCATGCGCATGATGACCTGGTTCGCCCCGCAGGGTGAGCGCGGCATCGGTGCCTACCGTGAGGGATTCGTGCGCGTACTGCGCCGCCGAATGCCGTATGCCGAGCAGGTCGCCCTGCTGGCCCGGTCATTGCTGAACGGTGATCCGATAGCGGCGGAACTCGCCGAGGCCGTCGACATGGAACTGCCCGATGACTGTGCGGTGACGGTGTTCCGGCTGCCGGACCCGCCCGCCGTCGACCGTTTCCTGCAAAACGAGATCGAGACGCTGGTGAAGAGCCACCAGGTACCGGTCATGTGGGGCCTGGAGAACGGAGACGGAAGCGGTGAGCTGATCGCCCTGGTCCCCCTGATGTCCGGCGCCGCCGAAGCGGAAAACGTGCCGCCGCACACCGTTCCCGATCTCATTCCCGATCTCACCCCCCACCACGTGCCGGATCTCGTACGGGACTTCGCCCGCGCCCTCGGCCGGCCCTGCGCCGTCGGTACGGCCACCGCCCCGCTGTCCGGGCTGGCCGACGCCCTGGACAGGGCCCGGCGGATCAGTCGGGCGGCCCCGCTGAGCCGCGCGGACGCCCGGCTGCGCCCGCACACCCTGGCGGACGTGTTCGTCGAACTGGCCGTCGCGGATGTGCCGTTCGTCGACGACTGGCTGAGCGCGGTGGCCCGCCGGCTGGACTCCGGCCCGGACCTGCTCCTCACCCTCGACGCGTACTACCGCCACGACATGCACCGCGGCGCCACCGCGACCGCCCTCAACGTCCACACCCGCACCCTCGACTACCGCCTCCGCCGGGTGCGGGAGCTCACCGGCATCGACCCGGGCTCGACCCGGGGCGTGCGCACGCTCAGCGCGGTCGTCACCCGGCGCCAGTCGGGAGCGTGGAGCTGA
- a CDS encoding LCP family protein — MSGTGRRRAGGGGGGTRLTRRGRTVSWLAGSAALLVLGVGGVGAWVYKDLDNNITGADVDGKLGGDRPVNLSPGSKNIMVVGSDSRDGANARYGGDGLTTMQSDTLMVLHVPANREWATVVSFPRDSWVEISACDKGDGSTSSPHLAKINEAFAIGGASGEVAGAAACSIRTVEENTGLRIDSFMSVDFQGFKGMVDALDGIEVCPEQAIKDKKARLDMEAGCQTVEGEKALGYVRTRYAVGDGSDIGRIGRQQEFMEALAAKAKSKLTSPTSLYDFLQSATKSLTTDEDLAGIDPLYDLASELKGIPSDRLTFLTVPNYPREADVPTDKANIVWQYPQAADLFTSLAKDKEVDKKRLQAQAKNDLVYASAVRVQVLNGTGVTGRAGAVAEKLREAGFTVVGTGNAPENTDETTVAYPADLTQQAKVLTSRLPDTRATRSADAAAGVVTLVVGPDLDLEELR, encoded by the coding sequence GTGAGTGGTACGGGAAGGCGGCGCGCGGGTGGCGGTGGCGGGGGGACGCGACTGACGCGGCGGGGCCGGACGGTGAGCTGGCTCGCGGGCAGCGCGGCCCTGCTCGTCCTCGGTGTCGGAGGTGTCGGTGCCTGGGTCTACAAGGACCTGGACAACAACATCACCGGCGCCGATGTCGACGGCAAGCTCGGCGGGGACCGCCCGGTCAATCTCAGCCCGGGCTCCAAGAACATCATGGTCGTCGGCTCGGACAGTCGGGACGGGGCGAACGCGCGGTACGGCGGCGACGGCCTGACCACCATGCAGTCGGACACGCTGATGGTGCTGCACGTCCCGGCGAACCGGGAGTGGGCGACCGTGGTGTCGTTCCCGCGTGACTCATGGGTCGAGATATCCGCGTGCGACAAGGGGGACGGCAGCACCTCCAGTCCGCACCTGGCGAAGATCAACGAGGCGTTCGCGATCGGCGGTGCGAGCGGCGAGGTCGCCGGGGCCGCCGCCTGCTCGATCAGGACGGTCGAGGAGAACACCGGACTGCGCATAGACAGCTTCATGTCGGTCGACTTCCAGGGCTTCAAGGGGATGGTCGACGCCCTGGACGGCATCGAGGTCTGCCCCGAGCAGGCCATCAAGGACAAGAAGGCCCGCCTCGACATGGAGGCCGGCTGTCAGACCGTCGAGGGCGAGAAGGCGCTCGGCTACGTACGGACCCGCTACGCCGTCGGCGACGGCTCCGACATCGGACGCATCGGACGCCAGCAGGAGTTCATGGAGGCCCTGGCCGCCAAGGCCAAGTCGAAGCTGACCAGCCCCACGTCGCTCTACGACTTCCTGCAGTCCGCCACCAAGTCCCTGACCACGGACGAGGACCTCGCCGGCATCGACCCGCTCTACGACCTCGCCTCCGAGCTCAAGGGCATCCCGAGCGACCGGCTGACCTTCCTGACGGTCCCCAACTACCCCCGCGAGGCGGACGTCCCCACCGACAAGGCCAACATCGTCTGGCAGTACCCGCAGGCCGCCGACCTGTTCACCTCCCTCGCCAAGGACAAGGAGGTCGACAAGAAGCGGCTGCAGGCACAGGCGAAGAACGACCTGGTCTACGCGTCCGCCGTACGCGTCCAGGTCCTCAACGGCACCGGTGTCACCGGGCGAGCGGGCGCCGTCGCCGAGAAGCTGCGCGAGGCGGGCTTCACCGTCGTCGGCACGGGCAACGCGCCCGAGAACACCGACGAGACCACGGTCGCCTACCCGGCCGACCTCACCCAGCAGGCGAAGGTCCTCACCTCGCGGCTGCCCGACACCAGGGCCACGCGGTCCGCGGACGCCGCCGCGGGGGTCGTGACCCTGGTCGTGGGGCCGGACCTCGACCTGGAGGAACTGCGGTGA
- a CDS encoding GAF and ANTAR domain-containing protein: MDWDRFAQQMASLARDLLARRSVEATLERITASATELVEGCDAAGILVLRGTTVETLAPTDRLVADSDRLQERLSEGPCFDAARSSDGERVFRIADLCGEQPRWPAYAPRARRLGVGSMMGFLLFTEDEHLGALNLYSREPGAFTEVSELAGWLLASHAAVAFSSARTHAQLERALTTRHVIGEAMGILMGSHHLTEAEAFDVLRRYSQENNIKLREVARRVCEQGSL; this comes from the coding sequence GTGGACTGGGACCGGTTCGCACAGCAGATGGCGTCATTGGCGCGGGATCTTCTGGCGCGGCGTTCGGTCGAGGCCACGCTGGAGCGGATCACCGCCTCGGCCACCGAACTGGTGGAGGGCTGTGACGCGGCCGGCATTCTCGTGCTGCGCGGAACGACGGTGGAGACACTCGCGCCCACCGACAGGCTGGTCGCCGACAGCGACCGGCTGCAGGAACGGCTGAGCGAAGGGCCGTGCTTCGACGCCGCCCGCAGCTCGGACGGAGAGCGGGTCTTCCGCATCGCCGACCTCTGCGGTGAGCAGCCGCGCTGGCCCGCCTATGCCCCACGGGCCCGTCGGCTGGGCGTGGGCAGCATGATGGGCTTCCTGCTGTTCACCGAGGACGAGCACCTCGGCGCCCTGAACCTCTACTCCCGTGAGCCCGGCGCGTTCACCGAGGTCAGTGAGCTGGCCGGGTGGCTGCTCGCCTCCCACGCGGCGGTCGCCTTCTCCAGCGCCCGGACCCACGCCCAGCTGGAGCGGGCCCTCACCACCCGCCATGTGATCGGCGAGGCCATGGGCATCCTCATGGGCAGCCACCACCTCACCGAGGCGGAGGCGTTCGACGTGCTGCGCCGCTACTCGCAGGAGAACAACATCAAGCTCCGCGAGGTCGCCCGCCGCGTCTGCGAGCAGGGCAGCCTCTGA
- a CDS encoding aromatic acid exporter family protein gives MEWTGRAVRAVRRRGGAAAQTVRRAWTGPGRERDLVAQAGKAALAAWVAWAVAGWWLAAPMAFVAPWVAVVLVESTVYRSIAHGLQQLAAIAVGTVVATAVALVLDSTIVTMALVLPTVLLLLGQWQRLGSQGVYAATGALFVLTSGQITVAASAARIAEAVFGAMVGVAVNALIRPPVYLRDTRSALEDAAREADEILDAVADGLAAGEWDAHEAGDWHERALRLGRLVDQARSAIGWSRESMRVNPRGRRKHAVSPPGKVYADALAVLDYVAVHTAGVTRTVWETADHRGKAARPSAAIAHPYAAFLRHTARAVRLYSRTRFAPSGHDDSAARELREAVGELHRTLDEFRRRLPGAVSDDPDALVTYGTLLAQAHRLADQLVQD, from the coding sequence ATGGAGTGGACTGGCAGGGCGGTACGGGCGGTTCGGCGGCGCGGCGGGGCCGCCGCGCAGACGGTGCGGCGGGCGTGGACGGGGCCGGGCCGTGAGCGGGATCTGGTGGCGCAGGCCGGCAAGGCGGCGCTGGCGGCCTGGGTGGCGTGGGCGGTGGCGGGCTGGTGGCTCGCGGCGCCGATGGCGTTCGTGGCGCCCTGGGTGGCCGTCGTACTGGTGGAGTCGACGGTGTACCGGTCGATCGCGCACGGGCTGCAGCAGCTCGCGGCGATCGCCGTGGGCACGGTGGTGGCGACGGCGGTGGCGCTCGTGCTGGACAGCACGATCGTCACGATGGCCCTGGTCCTGCCGACGGTGCTGCTGCTGCTGGGGCAGTGGCAGCGCCTGGGCAGCCAGGGCGTCTACGCCGCCACCGGCGCCCTCTTCGTGCTGACCAGCGGACAGATCACCGTCGCCGCGTCGGCCGCCCGTATCGCGGAGGCGGTCTTCGGCGCGATGGTCGGCGTCGCCGTCAACGCGCTGATCCGCCCTCCCGTGTATCTGCGCGACACCCGCTCCGCGCTGGAGGACGCCGCCCGTGAGGCCGACGAGATCCTGGACGCGGTGGCCGACGGGCTGGCCGCCGGCGAGTGGGACGCGCACGAGGCCGGGGACTGGCACGAGCGCGCACTGCGGCTGGGCCGCCTGGTCGACCAGGCGCGGTCGGCGATCGGCTGGAGCCGGGAGAGCATGCGCGTCAACCCCCGGGGCCGCCGCAAGCACGCCGTCTCCCCGCCCGGCAAGGTGTACGCCGACGCGCTGGCCGTGCTCGACTACGTCGCCGTCCACACCGCGGGCGTGACCCGGACGGTGTGGGAGACCGCCGACCACCGGGGGAAGGCGGCCCGGCCGAGCGCGGCCATCGCCCACCCGTACGCGGCCTTCCTGCGCCACACCGCCCGCGCCGTCCGGCTGTACAGCCGGACCCGATTCGCCCCGAGCGGCCACGACGACTCCGCCGCGCGGGAACTCCGCGAGGCCGTCGGCGAACTCCACCGCACACTCGACGAGTTCCGCCGCCGGCTACCGGGCGCCGTCTCGGACGACCCCGACGCACTGGTGACCTACGGAACGCTGCTGGCCCAGGCCCATCGCCTGGCCGATCAACTGGTCCAGGACTGA
- a CDS encoding DUF4394 domain-containing protein, producing the protein MAAVAVMATSTALMLGTPGTGSAAPAATPSLRAYGITGDGTLMAAFWTDRPDVLNWVRAVTGLSGDTGLIGIDFRVQNGLMYGVGNKGGIYTIKIPTGTQDVVVTKVSQLQYALNGTNFGVDFNPAADRLRVISDNGQNLRHNLNDHTTIQDLNLTTPPIEGTTKGVSAAAYTNNDLDGTTATTLFDINTTSDQVVIQSPANNGTLSATGNLGIDAQINAGMDIYSTLSGGKTIDNAAFATLAPSGAGTPSLYTINVFTGQATLVDPDPARAKFPLNITDVAISLTGS; encoded by the coding sequence ATGGCGGCGGTCGCGGTCATGGCCACGTCGACGGCGCTCATGCTCGGCACTCCGGGCACCGGTTCGGCCGCCCCCGCCGCCACCCCCAGCCTGCGTGCCTACGGGATCACCGGTGACGGCACCCTGATGGCCGCGTTCTGGACCGACCGGCCGGACGTACTCAACTGGGTCAGGGCCGTCACCGGCCTCAGCGGCGACACGGGCCTGATCGGCATCGACTTCCGGGTGCAGAACGGCCTGATGTACGGCGTGGGCAACAAGGGCGGCATCTACACGATCAAGATCCCGACGGGCACCCAGGACGTCGTGGTCACCAAGGTGTCCCAGCTCCAGTACGCGCTGAACGGCACGAACTTCGGCGTCGACTTCAACCCGGCGGCCGACCGGCTGCGCGTGATCAGCGACAACGGCCAGAACCTGCGGCACAACCTCAACGACCACACGACCATCCAGGACCTGAACCTCACCACCCCGCCGATCGAGGGCACGACCAAGGGCGTCTCCGCCGCCGCCTACACGAACAACGACCTCGACGGGACCACGGCGACCACCCTGTTCGACATCAACACGACCAGCGACCAGGTCGTCATCCAGTCCCCGGCCAACAACGGCACGCTCTCCGCGACCGGCAACCTCGGCATCGATGCCCAGATCAACGCCGGCATGGACATCTACAGCACCCTGAGCGGCGGCAAGACGATCGACAACGCCGCCTTCGCCACCCTCGCCCCCTCCGGAGCCGGCACGCCCTCCCTCTACACCATCAACGTCTTCACCGGACAGGCCACCCTCGTGGACCCCGACCCCGCCAGGGCCAAGTTCCCCCTGAACATCACGGACGTGGCCATCTCCCTCACCGGCAGCTGA
- a CDS encoding phosphoribosylanthranilate isomerase — protein sequence MSNSSDSLFIKICGLKTEQDVDTAVEAGADAIGFVFSASPRRIDAATAARLSRRVPEHVLTVGVFREEPLDDVRSLATDSGIRAVQLHGPEERAYYDDLATGGWTLIRAAAFGDSVPRCGEFGEDMLLLDAPVPGSGIAWDWSSRPLASDGEKWLLAGGLTPENVRDAVAATRPWGVDVSSGVEQSRGVKDPALIAEFVEAARAAG from the coding sequence GTGAGCAACTCCAGTGACTCCCTCTTCATCAAGATCTGCGGTCTGAAGACCGAGCAGGACGTCGACACGGCCGTCGAGGCGGGCGCCGACGCCATCGGCTTCGTCTTCTCGGCCAGCCCGCGCCGGATCGACGCCGCCACGGCCGCACGGCTGAGCCGCCGCGTACCGGAGCACGTCCTGACGGTCGGCGTCTTCCGCGAGGAGCCCCTCGACGACGTACGGTCCCTGGCCACCGACTCGGGAATCCGGGCCGTCCAGCTGCACGGCCCGGAGGAGCGCGCCTACTACGACGACCTGGCGACCGGCGGCTGGACCCTGATCCGTGCCGCGGCGTTCGGCGACTCGGTGCCGCGCTGCGGGGAGTTCGGCGAGGACATGCTCCTCCTCGACGCGCCCGTCCCCGGCTCGGGCATCGCCTGGGACTGGTCGAGCAGGCCGCTGGCCTCGGACGGGGAGAAGTGGCTCCTCGCCGGGGGCCTCACCCCGGAGAACGTGCGCGACGCCGTCGCCGCCACCCGCCCCTGGGGCGTCGACGTCTCCAGCGGCGTGGAACAGAGCCGAGGCGTCAAGGACCCCGCCCTCATCGCGGAGTTCGTCGAGGCGGCCCGTGCCGCCGGCTGA
- a CDS encoding IlvD/Edd family dehydratase codes for MTLRSAQWYEGQDRNAYIHRAWMRRGVPGDAFTGRPQIAIANTASDLTPCNAHLNEVAASVRDGVYEAGGIPLDLPVVSLGETQVRPTAMLWRNMAAMATEEMLRANPIDGVVLLGGCDKTIPSLLMAAASVDLPAVVVPGGPMLTGTFRGKPLGCGTDVWRLSEEVRAGTLSQEQFTRSESAMIRSRGHCNTMGTASTMALVAEALGTVVPGVAGTPAPDSRLLEAAHHTGRLAVDLVGADRRPGTFLTKASFHNAIVALAAIGGSTNAVVHLLAIAGRAGVDLSLDDFDRIGSRVPVLVDLQPAGRFLMEDFHRAGGLLAVLREVRDLLDPDALTVTGKPLVDHLDDATVWDAEVIRPRAEPLVAEGGIAVLRGNLAPDGALVKPAAASPHLLRHRGRAVVFDSVEDFHARIDDPDLDVDADSVLVLRGCGPKGYPGMPEVANMPLPKKLLEQGVRDMVRVCDGRMSGTAYGTVVLHVAPEAAAGGPLALLRTGDFIVLDVQARRIDVDVPADELARREPNRATLDGFADPRRGWERLYVDHVLQADTGADLDFLIGSSGSQVSRESH; via the coding sequence GTGACGCTCCGCAGCGCGCAGTGGTACGAGGGACAGGACCGCAACGCCTACATCCACCGGGCGTGGATGCGGCGGGGGGTGCCGGGTGACGCCTTCACCGGCCGGCCCCAGATCGCCATCGCCAACACCGCCTCGGACCTGACCCCTTGCAACGCGCATCTGAACGAGGTCGCGGCCTCGGTGCGCGACGGTGTGTACGAGGCGGGCGGCATCCCGCTGGACCTCCCGGTGGTGTCGCTGGGCGAGACACAGGTGCGGCCCACGGCCATGCTCTGGCGGAACATGGCGGCGATGGCCACGGAGGAGATGCTGCGGGCCAACCCCATCGACGGCGTCGTGCTGCTGGGCGGCTGCGACAAGACGATCCCGTCGCTGCTGATGGCGGCCGCCTCGGTGGACCTGCCCGCCGTGGTCGTGCCGGGCGGCCCGATGCTGACCGGGACCTTCCGGGGCAAGCCCCTGGGCTGCGGCACCGATGTGTGGCGGCTGTCGGAGGAGGTCCGGGCGGGCACGCTCTCCCAGGAGCAGTTCACCCGCTCCGAGTCGGCGATGATCCGCAGCCGGGGGCACTGCAACACGATGGGGACCGCGTCGACGATGGCGCTGGTGGCCGAGGCGCTGGGCACCGTCGTCCCGGGCGTGGCCGGGACTCCCGCCCCCGACAGCCGCCTCCTCGAGGCCGCGCACCACACCGGCCGGCTGGCCGTGGACCTGGTGGGCGCCGACCGGCGGCCGGGCACCTTCCTCACCAAGGCGTCCTTCCACAACGCGATCGTGGCGCTCGCGGCCATCGGCGGCTCCACCAACGCGGTCGTCCATCTCCTCGCCATCGCCGGCCGCGCGGGCGTCGACCTGTCCCTCGACGACTTCGACCGCATCGGCTCCCGCGTACCCGTCCTCGTGGACCTCCAGCCCGCCGGGCGTTTCCTCATGGAGGACTTCCACCGCGCCGGAGGCCTGCTCGCCGTCCTGCGTGAGGTCCGCGACCTGCTCGACCCCGACGCGCTGACCGTGACCGGCAAGCCGCTGGTCGACCACCTCGACGACGCGACCGTCTGGGACGCCGAGGTCATCCGCCCGCGCGCCGAACCACTGGTCGCCGAGGGCGGCATCGCCGTCCTGCGCGGCAACCTCGCCCCCGACGGCGCGCTCGTCAAACCGGCCGCCGCCTCCCCGCACCTCCTGCGCCACCGAGGGCGGGCCGTCGTCTTCGACTCCGTCGAGGACTTCCACGCCCGGATCGACGACCCGGACCTGGACGTCGACGCGGACTCCGTTCTCGTCCTGCGCGGCTGCGGCCCCAAGGGCTACCCGGGCATGCCCGAGGTCGCCAACATGCCCCTGCCGAAGAAACTCCTCGAACAGGGCGTCCGCGACATGGTCCGCGTCTGTGACGGCCGGATGAGCGGCACGGCGTACGGCACCGTCGTCCTGCACGTGGCACCCGAGGCGGCGGCCGGCGGCCCCCTCGCCCTCCTGCGGACCGGCGACTTCATCGTCCTCGACGTCCAGGCCCGCCGCATCGACGTCGACGTACCCGCCGACGAACTTGCCCGCCGGGAGCCGAACCGGGCCACGCTCGACGGCTTCGCCGACCCCCGACGCGGCTGGGAACGCCTCTACGTCGACCATGTCCTCCAGGCCGACACCGGCGCCGACCTCGACTTCCTCATCGGCTCCAGCGGCTCCCAGGTGAGCCGCGAATCGCACTGA
- a CDS encoding cytochrome P450, giving the protein MVRETQSGEGVSVELNDTGLEALSPEPLLTRDYETRPSLVYERLRQRHGAVAPVDLLGVPAWLVLGYREALQVLQDDDGWPKGLENWRARTEGRVPADWPLGPSLEVNHVLIQGGPGHRTLRTAWDLALRPFQDPRNPQAKRLKTAVTAYADELITLMGQAGGTGLADLSAQFSRPLPLMVASHLLGFPGSQGDDALMDMWRVLDAGPDAGPALERLLGALAELGRLKLKEPGEDFPSYLLAAHPDLSLDELARELFMLLGMTSDHVGILISNTVVEVLSGEDSVRASLSAGMVREAMNRVVMRKPPLVNFVPRFAAEDTPLGNYLIRAGDPVWVSAAAAHADPLFADHVAPGTTVSTRAHLSWGAGPRQCPARELASTVAAVGVGRLFERFSDLDLALPVDQLPWRSSPFMRGLRSLPVRYELAPTSERPRADGAAEEPMGAGDVEEPVTPDPSARQRSSLWRYLTGLIRPGR; this is encoded by the coding sequence ATGGTGAGGGAAACCCAGTCGGGCGAGGGCGTGTCCGTGGAGCTGAACGACACGGGTCTGGAGGCGCTGTCTCCCGAACCGCTGCTGACCCGGGACTACGAGACGCGTCCCTCGCTGGTGTACGAGCGGCTGAGGCAGCGGCACGGCGCGGTGGCGCCGGTGGATCTGCTGGGCGTACCCGCCTGGCTGGTCCTGGGCTACCGCGAGGCGCTCCAGGTCCTCCAGGACGACGACGGGTGGCCGAAGGGCCTGGAGAACTGGCGGGCCCGGACGGAGGGCCGGGTCCCGGCCGACTGGCCGCTCGGTCCGTCCCTGGAGGTCAACCATGTACTGATCCAGGGCGGCCCCGGCCACCGCACGCTGCGGACCGCGTGGGACCTGGCGCTCAGGCCGTTCCAGGACCCGCGCAACCCCCAGGCCAAGCGGCTGAAGACGGCCGTCACCGCCTACGCCGACGAACTGATCACCCTGATGGGCCAGGCCGGTGGTACGGGGCTGGCGGACCTGTCCGCCCAGTTCTCCCGGCCGTTGCCGTTGATGGTGGCCAGCCATCTGCTCGGCTTCCCCGGTTCCCAGGGCGACGACGCCCTGATGGACATGTGGCGGGTACTGGACGCGGGCCCGGACGCGGGGCCCGCCCTGGAGCGGCTGCTGGGCGCGCTCGCGGAACTGGGGAGGCTGAAGCTGAAGGAGCCCGGCGAGGACTTCCCCTCCTACCTGCTGGCCGCCCACCCCGACCTCTCGCTCGACGAGCTGGCCCGTGAACTGTTCATGCTGCTGGGCATGACGTCCGACCACGTCGGCATCCTCATCTCCAACACGGTCGTCGAGGTTCTCTCGGGCGAGGACAGCGTGCGGGCCAGCCTCTCCGCGGGCATGGTCCGGGAGGCCATGAACCGGGTCGTCATGCGGAAGCCGCCGCTGGTGAACTTCGTGCCGAGGTTCGCGGCCGAGGACACCCCGCTGGGCAACTACCTGATCCGCGCGGGCGACCCGGTCTGGGTCTCCGCCGCCGCTGCCCACGCCGACCCGCTCTTCGCCGACCACGTGGCCCCCGGCACCACCGTCAGCACCCGGGCCCACCTCTCCTGGGGCGCGGGCCCGCGCCAGTGCCCGGCACGCGAACTCGCCTCGACGGTCGCCGCCGTCGGGGTGGGCCGGCTGTTCGAGCGGTTCTCCGACCTCGACCTCGCCCTCCCCGTCGACCAACTGCCCTGGCGTTCCTCGCCCTTCATGCGGGGCCTGCGCTCGCTGCCCGTACGGTACGAACTCGCGCCGACGTCCGAGCGGCCACGGGCGGACGGCGCGGCGGAGGAGCCGATGGGGGCGGGAGACGTGGAGGAGCCGGTGACACCGGACCCGTCCGCCCGGCAGCGCTCCTCGCTGTGGCGCTATCTGACGGGGCTGATCCGCCCCGGCCGCTGA